The window tcatgacgCAATGGGCTGTTGCTATTTTTCTGTTATATGAAGACACGCAAGGGGTGACGGTTAATTTCAAAAGGCCTACATGTGGGGATTGGCTTGAATTCATGTGAAAGGAGGCGggacaaaaaggaaattgttGTAGACGATTGAAGAAGTCACGACAAGAGCAGACGGTAGGCCTTGCGACAAATGATAGCTTACGTATTTGCGGTCGTCAGGtaccaaaaacaaacaacgcaCGTCGCATTGAAAATGATCGCCAGATGACAGAGGGAAAAAACTTTCACTAACGTCTAGAAAAGGGAGAAAGTGACAttcaacttttgttttgtttttgacagATCATGCGACTAGGCCTATCTGCTGTTTCACGTCAACAGACTTCTGCGTCCAAAAAACctcatttatttttggaacTGGAGCTATTCTACATTTCTATTGTTTCTTCGCTACGATATAGCAGActtttgaagagaaaaaaaaagggcttcaTTCATGTCCAGAAGACTGGACGTCTGGACCGGATGCCGATTACGCGCTccgattttcttgttgttgtttttttttttatttcagctgCACGGACAGGAACTGGTCGTGTTATCTTGTACAGACCCTATAGCGAAGTTGTTTACAACCACATCAGATCCgccaaagagagaaaaagaaggcaGTGAACAACACAGAGTTTCAGGTTCCCAAACGACGTGACACGTTTATACCCATTCCAGTTTCTTTCAACATTATTGTGGTTAGCCAGTAGTTGACCACTTAATTGTAAAGTACTGACCATTGCTAAGGCCTTCTTTGTATATCTGTTCCGCAAAAATATTGGCGAAAGATGGAGAACGTcatgagatttttttttaaatttgccaGTCCAAGTTATAAGAAACAAAGAGATGCAAACGACTTTTAACCGCACGCGACCCATCGTTTTGACTGAATGAGAACCCCATTATTtgagtggaagaaaaaaaaaatatgctagACATGCCAATTGAGTCATTGTCGTTCTTTTTCAGGTATAGTTATGGACAAGAGACGAAAGCTAAAGACATAAACGACCATCCAGAGCAATtgcgacaacaacaaaagcacTCGAACTCATGGGCAATGCGATTTCATACACTCGGTATTTACTTTTGCTTTCCAGCACATATTGTTAAGGGCTGTTTGTTACGAGATCGTTGAAGACAGTCAAAACAAATCATCGTTATTCAATTTAGAGGACCCCTCTTTTGAAGGGGAAGAGTTTGAAATTGCTGAGTTCCCATAGTTTGCATCCGTATGTCACAGGGATCTCTTACAGGCAACTCACCACCAACGTCGATGGCATGTTTAACGATTGCAGTTGAATGTACTGGCAACCCCCCAGATTACAAATATGAAACCACGTATGATgagcaaaaagaaagtgaattccTTAATGTCGTTAAATGGCATCACTGACTGGGCAAGGGCTGCTCAGAGGTCCCTTTTGCTACTAGGATCTTTGAAGTAGAAGATGATACGGAAAACATAGTTCCGCTTATGTTAGCTATAGCATTTTCTGATTAACATAGACACCTCATCAGCTATTGAAATGTTCATTTCTTGCTCGATCCTTTAACTAATCCGATGTTCTCCccattattttcattattcaCTTTTCAATAGATTTGTTGCACTTGTTGCTGTACATCCGCATAAGAAACCTGTACGCAAtttacttgtttttaaaagcaaaCTGTTTGAAATGTCTGAATGGGTTTTGGAGTGGATCGAGAATTTTGTTTCGAAAGCTTCCATGTCATTGGCGAACAGAGGGATCTATTGAATGGTAGACAAGACACTTCTTCGTCCCGTCACGATGCCATCAgcagcagaaaaaaagaaggaactgTGTAAAAGGACTTGAATGAGTGGTCCATTCAATAACTCACACAGTGAAAGACGTTTAACACAAATGTATAGCCTCTGTTTTGAAAAGAGGGGAAACATTCCAGCAAAATGACTTTGACCCACTCTTTTTTATCGCCATCTTGACACAagccaaagaaagaaatctcttttttttttcgctaaaCCTTCTGTAACAAAAGCTGATGGGATCCCATCGATAAGTGATTTACACCGATGGTGATCGTAATGAGTGTTGTTGTATAATCAAAGGACCacatcttatttttttttctctctcttttgatcTTTCACCTCGACAAATAACCAACTGTCACTGTTTTCGCATTTTCGGCTAGCGATGTCGTCATTCTGTATGGAAATTCCTATCGACTGGTAATATCCTCGAATGTTGAAACCCCCCGTGAAGATGACGGTCgagtagaaaacaaaaacccgcTAGCAAGAAATGGTAGTATCCTGATGAGCgaaacgataaaaaagaaactaaaaattagaattctttttggaaaaccttttaaaaattctgttttGCTTTAAGTTTCAAACTTTTCTGCCttttgttctgttgttgtttgtttaaagAAGGCGATCGTTTCACACGTGAGCTCATCATCAACTCCGAAAGGAGAGGCGATAACGCGCTAGACTTTGTTAGCTGATAAGAAATTACACAGTAGATCGAGGAGCCATTGAAGGAGAGCAACTTTGACCGCTATAATTTCAGACCGTTCCTACTACTTTTTGAGATACAAGGATACTTCTTGCGCTCAACGATGGACATAACTCATTTTGGATGGTTGCCTAGGGACATCCTTTATCGTGAAGAAAACCATTGAAAAAACTCATTTCTAGATCGTTTCCTCTTTCACCTCAAAGACTCAATGAATCACAGCAATTGGACGTTAATCGTTTTTTGGGTTCATAGTTAAAAGTAAAGCTAATTTGAATGTTGCAGTGGTTTCTGCTAGTTCAGATCCTTTAACTGTCTTTTTCCTGCTTTGATCCGCGGTTTTCTTGTTGGCCAAAGATAAAAGTTCGAATCAGTCCGTGTTGCAGGAGTCTGTTCTGTCCGCTGGCGGTTGCCAATAGAATAGGTTTTGGTTGGCGTAGATGCAggttcaaaagaaaataaaaagtaataataaaaaaggaacgaaaataACTTAcgacttccatttttttttgctcctaCGGTGTTCCATGTGTTCTGTGACTGAAGGTAACGATACAGTACAAAGCTAcaggaggagaaagaaaaaagaatgggagGCTTATGCTGTAGGACAGTCTAATTGCTCTACCTCCGAGGCGCATCGCAAAGGAGAAATATATAATGCAGACACACGGGGTCCATCCTcaggtaagaaaacgaaaagttgGGGGAGGGTGGATAATGTAGAAGATAGAAGGTACACCCTACCTCTTGCCATAGGAAGAGGAGGAATGGTAGAGCTATAAAAGTGAGGGTTTGAGCTGGTTGGAAGTCAGATCAGCTTGTGCTTTGCTCCCGTGCACACCTTCAATTCCTTCTCGCTCGCTCCCTCTTATTTCAAAACATCCAACTTTTGCCTCTTCTCTCGCTACTCGTAAGTGTAACAAGGAAGTCTGTCGACTTTGGAAATTCAGTGACACAGAGATGTTCCAGGATTGCAACAAGAAACGCTTTTTGGCCACCGTCAGTAAGACAGGCAAACGCGACGAATTGTCCGCTTATTTAAACGACAGCAAGTGCATCGCTCCGCTGCCACCGGTCAGCTCCTTCCGCCAGCCCACCAGTAGCTGCTACGACGCCGCATCCGACGGTTACAACACTCCCAGCCCAATGTCTTCGGAAAGCAGTGACCACGGCCATCATATCGGTGGGGGACATCCAACCTATCGCGGACACTTCGGTGAAAGTCCCTTACCATCGCCCAGCCACCATCACGCCGTTTCACCATCAGCCACATCGTCCGAAGAGGAACTCCGTCAGCGATTGCAATATTTCGTCCAGCCGCCGGCCAGCAATAACTCATCCGCTAACTACTACGACCTGCGAGTCAGCGTCAAAGAAGATCCCGAACGCTGTTACCTCTCCGCAGGTCTACCCACACCCAGTTCTCCAGGATCGCCATTGAACAGCCACCATCATCACACGGTAAATTCGCCCGTCAGTCCGGCTCCTTCTTCCATTCATCCGTTGATGGGTGAGCAGGCGAACCAGTCGAGCAACCACAGCGGCTCCGATTCCGAGTCGACGCTTCCGCGCAGCACCAGCAGCGCTTCAAACGGTCACAAGCGGCCGCTGAAGGAAGTCGCTCCGCAGGTGATGAAGAAACGTCGTCTGGCGGCCAACGCTCGCGAGCGCAGACGGATGAACAACCTGAACAGCGCCTTTGACCGTCTCCGCGATGTTGTGCCCGCTCTCGGCAACGACCGACAACTCTCCAAGTACGAAACTCTCCAAATGGCTCAGAGCTACATCACCGCACTGTGGGAACTGCTTCAGTAAAGTTCCACTAAATGCTGTTTTGAAACGATTATTGCTGCACTTGTTGCCATTTCGAATTCATCGTTTGAAACTCTGAAGACGGGTTGAAAACTAATTCCAGTTAATCACGGTAAAAGGAGACGTAAAGTACCTCATCATTCATTGTATGCCTCCCCTTCAAATGTCAGAGTGTTTAGCATAAATAGTAAATTAAGACTTGAGATCGTGGCGTACATTCGCCTCTGAATGGGAAGCGATTCAGGATAAAGCTCggtgaaaatatcgaaaaaagaaattcatggcTTTTCACCATGACATTTCCTACTGTTGTTATTGCATACACATAAATCTAGTCTCTGTTTCGTTGATGGTGCCCGGTCGGCCGCTGTTTCTGACGCCGACGACGCCATTTATTGTCTGTTGCCTCAAGTGTATaactctttctctctctttcgagTTAGGCCATCTTTCGACATCTTCATCTTTTGAATAGTTGCCTGTCTTGACCTCTCCTCATAGTTGCATGCATAGGGTCTCGATGTGAACTGCATTCGTAATTGGAGGCTGTTCAACTCTCCCGTATCTTACCTTGTTTCGAATTTCTCTAAATGTTTGCTGGCGAAAATAATTGCACAAAAtttacaataaagaaaaatagaaaaaaaaaatgaagagctACATAACTCAATCACGAACAACTTGAAATTTGCTGCTGTTGActttgaaatgagaaaaatgtttcgttGGGCTCACTGTGCCTTTTGGAGTTGTATTTCCAACTAATGAATCGATTGCTCACAACGTATGCCTTTCTATTTATGTATTTGCTTGTCTACGCAACATTATGACGTACACCGTATTCCTTATTGCTGAACGTTCGTTGAACATAAATAGATTTGTGTTTGAAAGCTACATAGAAACTTGTTC of the Daphnia carinata strain CSIRO-1 chromosome 10, CSIRO_AGI_Dcar_HiC_V3, whole genome shotgun sequence genome contains:
- the LOC130700059 gene encoding protein dimmed-like, which gives rise to MFQDCNKKRFLATVSKTGKRDELSAYLNDSKCIAPLPPVSSFRQPTSSCYDAASDGYNTPSPMSSESSDHGHHIGGGHPTYRGHFGESPLPSPSHHHAVSPSATSSEEELRQRLQYFVQPPASNNSSANYYDLRVSVKEDPERCYLSAGLPTPSSPGSPLNSHHHHTVNSPVSPAPSSIHPLMGEQANQSSNHSGSDSESTLPRSTSSASNGHKRPLKEVAPQVMKKRRLAANARERRRMNNLNSAFDRLRDVVPALGNDRQLSKYETLQMAQSYITALWELLQ